AGGCTTCCCAAACAATAGCCCTTAAAATGGATGGATTACGCCAACGAATGTTAGAGGAATCCCAAGCACTACAGTCTCAGATTCAACAAATGTTGCTAATGGAAAAACAACGCCGTCAGCAAGATGAGGCAACCATTCAAGAACTGCAGAATTCGGTGCAGAATTTGACTACGCAAAATGAACAATTACAGAATCATGTTAATCATCTTGAGGATGCCATCATTATGGCATTGGAGCCGGAAGTAGAACCGGTAGAAGAACAGATGGAAGACGAAATACTAGGAGATGACGAGATTTTAGATGATTGAGTGTTTAGTGTCGTGATTATTTGTAATAAGGATTTATAAtccatttcttttcttttgtactTCTTATCTTTGTACTTCTGAAAACTTTTATTTGTATTGCTTTTTCTTTTCATCGAAAtcaataaaaagtttatttgTTCTATTCCTTGATTGATTTCATATTTGAGATAATCTTCAATATTTTTGTACATAAATTCAAACCTCTTAGAAATTCTCATGCGTGTAGGAAATGGCAGAGAGACCCCATCGTAGCAACCACAACCCGCGATATGCCAATCGCAACAATGACTGcaacaacaataacaacaaagaTACACCACCACTAGCAAGAGTTGGCCTTAGCAGAGAAGATTTAATGGTCATAGCAACCATTGTGGCAACAACCCTCCAAGGAATGAGCCATTTGAATACCAACACTAATcagccaccaccacctccaccaccgaaTGGAATCAGACACCATTATGAATCTCCTCGGAGGAATCGAGTCCCAACGTTTGACGGCAAACCTGACCCAGAAGTTGGTCAAGGCTGGCTCAAGAATATTGAGACATAGCTCCAATTGCTCGAAGTGCCAAATGAACTAAAAGTGACTGTGGTGACACCATTCCTAGAAGAAAAGGCGGCCAAATGTTGGGAGACAATCTCAGCAAATATGACAGAAGTCGGACCAATCACATGGCAAAGATTTCGAGAAGCATTCTTGAAACAATACTATCCAGCAGAGTTGAAATTAAAATTGTTGtgtgaattcgagaattttacTCAAACCCCGGATATGTCTGTTGTGGAGTACACTTCTAAATTCAACTCCCTTGGAACCCATGCTTCTGCCATCATGGCAGATGATATCCTGAAGATGCATCGTTTCAAATGTGGTCTGAACAGCCAGTATCCAATCAGCTCTGCAGTTTACCAACTCACAGGTTTTGATGATTTAATGGGAGCAGCCATTAGAGCTGAGACTGATATCAAGCACCGAgaagatgaaaataaaaataaacgaCCTCTCACTGGACAATCTTTTCAAGGTAAACAACTAGTTAAAAGGTCAAACCAATCTAGTGGACCATTCAAGGGAACTCCTTCCAATTCAACTACGACATTCTCAAGCATAAAACCGTGTCCATTATGCAATTACCGACACATTGGAGAATGTCGAAAGAACACTGGTGCTTGCTTCAATTGTGGGAAGATGGGACACCGAATTACTAATTGTCCtgaaccattaaagaaaatgacatGGTCAAACACTAATGCTACCCCCAACAAGCCAAAGGAGAATAAGACCAATGCTCGTATGTTTGTCATAACACAAGAAGAGGCAGATGAGGCAAACGATGTCGTGGCAGGTACCAttataatcaataaaatttcaggTTATGTGTTGTTTGACTGTGGTGCCACTCATTCATTTATTTCTAGGAGATTCACTAAGAAGTTAGGGCTTATACCAGAGATACTTGTTGAACCTTTTAGAATTGCTACTCCCACCAGTAAAACAACTGAAACACATAAGATACATCGGAACTGcatagtatatatcaataaacACACATTCAACGCTGAATTGATTCAAGTCAACATGGTGGAGTTCGACGTTATtctgggaatggattggttatccaAGAGTCATGCAATAGTAGATTGTCGGCGTAAGATTATCAAACTCCGAACTCCAAGccaaaaaaaaatcacataccATGGCAAGGCTAAGAAACGTAAATCCCTCCTTTCTGCATCTCAAACCTGGAAAGCCATGAAGTCTGGAGAAATAGTCTACCTAGCAATGGTAAATGAAGTAAAAGAAGGAGTCGAGCTCAAGATAGAAGATATTCCAGTGGTACAAGAATTTTCGGATGTCTTTCCAGAAGAGTTACCTGGAATGGTCCCGGACCGTGAGATAGAATTCGAGATTAACTTGGTACCAGGTGCTACACCAATATCAAAGGCACCCTATcgaatggctccagcagaaCTCAATGAGCTAAAAGAACAACTCCAAGAGTTGTTAGACAAGAAACAAATCAGACCAAGTGTCTCttcttggggagctccagtcttatttgtcaagaaaaaagatggaagtatgagattgtgtatcgattataaaGAACTCaacaagatcacaatcaaaaaCAGATATCCtcttccaaggatagatgatcttttcgatcaactcAAAGGAGCCACAGTATTTTCCAAGCTTGATTTGAGgacaggatatcatcaactgaaggtcaaACCAGAAGACGTtccaaagacagctttcagaacaagatatggccattatgagtttacggtaatgccatttggattgacaaatgctccagcagctttcatggatctcatgaacagagtATTCAAGCCATTTCACGACAAATTTGTGGGGTATTTATCGATGACATTCTCGTATATTCCCCAAGTGAAGTGGatcacaaagaacatcttcacCTGACTCTTCATAGGTTAAGAGAAAAAGAGTTATACACgaaattcaagaaatgcgaattctggctaaAAAGTGTGACTTTCTTAggtcatatcatttcaaaagaaggagtatctgtggaccctaaAAAGGTGGAAGCAATCACTGGCTGGCCGAGACCTAAGACAGTAACTGAAATTCGAAGTTTTCTGGGATTGGCAGGTTActatcgaaaatttgttgaaggttTCTCTTCGATAGCTACGCCTCTTACAAAACTCACACAAAAGAACTCAAAATTCAACTGGAGTGAGGAGTGTTAAAAGGGCTTCCAAACGCTCAAGGAAAAGCTAGCATCTACACCAGTACTGGTTCTACCCACTGAGGACAAAAGCTTTACCATTTACAGTGACGCATCAAAAGAGGGTTTaggatgcgtactcatgcaagaagGAAGAGTAATCGCTTATGCatcaagacaattgaagccgtacgagaaaaattatcctactcaCGACCTTGAACTAGCTGCggtagtttttgccttaaaaatttggaggcattatctttACGGCGCCAAATGCGAGATCTTCACAGATCATCAAAGTCTCAAGTATTTGTTCACACAGAAAGAATTGAACATGAGTCAGAGAAGATGGATTGAATTGTTAAAAGATTATGATTTAACAATAAGCTATCACCCGGGCAAGGCAAATAAGGTAGCTGATGCTTTAAGTAGGAAAAACATGGGTAAATGATCCTAGCTTCATTTTCTGCACAAGTTGAAGAAGAAGAGCAAATGCATTTCTGGGGATGGTAACAAGGTTTCAGTTGATCAAGACATACTTTGGAATTTGGctatcttttatttttacgttgtttGCTTCCGCACTCGTTTGTTAAGTTGAttacgttgtaaagacaatgtatgttttatgaaaaagactggttcgGTTGTacactgtactacgaggcttgttgaaTTACGATTGAATAATTGTAAAACATCGCCGGATGTCAGTAATGTAAACAAATCAGAATGCAGTAGAGCTCTGAGTGTTTCAGCAGCATGTCAGAAATAAGtagggaaaaaaaattcaatatacCGAAAACCAGTAGGCTGAAACCAGAACCAGCAGATAGAAATCAGTagatctgaatgcagaagacCTGGTCATTAGACCtggaatgcagcagactggttctaaCAGTGCTAGAAAGCAGCAGACAGTGCTGGAAAAGCAGTAGACTGATTGCAGTAGCATCAGAATTGCAGTAGACAGTGAATTCCAGCAAGCGCATGCAGTAGACCTTGcaaatggcatggaagttgaggtgtttttcaCGCAAACTTCAAGCGGacataacttttgatccagaaGGAATTTTGTGTTGGATTAAAGGTGGGCTTTTAGGCTTATGGGCTTTTCATGTGAGTAAATGGAAATTTGGAAAGGTGGGTTTGTCCCACATTGAAAAAATGAAGTAGTATAGATAAGTTTATATTGTATTACACTTTATGGAGGTGTAACAATGATTGGTCAAGAGGCACACTCTCGCGCACACAGGCGCAGGGGGGTACAAATCATGGGCCCGATTTGCGTGGAAAAAGACTTGACTTGTGTGCAAGCGTACGAGCACGACCTGGGTGCGTCGAATGTCGAACCGATCAAGGCAAAAATTGCCTAGCAGTCTATGccatcttttgttatttttttttggttgagACATTTCACATGCCCTTGAGACCTTTCGCATGACATGACTGTTGGTGCTTCAACTCCCCAACTGTTGGTGCTTCATATACCATCTTAAAGGCATCTTTATGACAACCTTTGGCCTTTCGTATGGCTTATATAGGTATGTATAAGTAGGAGATGTGCCAAGGCCAGAAAAAGAGACCGAAAAATCCACTCTCTCCTACTGCTACAGTACTGCTGCTTGTTCTGCTACAGTTCTTCTGCTTCTTCTGCTACAGTAATGCTGCTCGTTCTGCTACAGTACTGCTTCTACTTCTGCTGCTACAGTACTGCTTCTGCTCCGTTCTTTGTTAAAGTTCAGGTACAGCTTCTGTTCGCTAACATAGTACTTTGTGCTGCAACTCTGCTGGTTTGcccgttgtatcctgggaaacagacgtccgtTGAATCCTCGGAGCACATACCGGAGGGGGCGAATttgttttaaggaaactgtacaagctacaggcctcggtttgatttaattaagcattatacTACTGTTTTGATTCACTATACTGATTTTCTGGTTTTACACATAGCTATCTGTCATGTTTTTCCATATATTTTGAACAACATTTTGACTATTAAAAAATAccgttggaaagctctcgacgaggaGAACCTAACCTAGAACAAAAATTTCATTCTAGCACCGCcgacgaaccccaaaatccttcgtttataaagtgatatcatcatttccgtgaaattttccaatttttcaaaactttgaagaattttcatttccaaacggcttagtatttttgcaccaaacttggtacacttcatgttcttgatgcgaagaatttttagtaaatttttcacgcAATTCTAAGACCGAAAAATTTTGAGCTATTTCTTTTATTAAATGTATAGGCAGTACTGATTTTGTTCATTCCAGTATTCGTCTATAACTTGACCAGTATTTTTGAGATCATTTCTGAACATTCACTTCCATGTTTTGGATGTAGTATATGACTGACCAGAGTAAATACATTAAGATCTTAGAGAAGAAGCTAGAGAAACTCAAGGAACATAACTACTGCTTGGAGTTAGACAAAGATGAGCTACAGCGTAGAGCAGAACACTTAAGAAGTGATGTTCAACATTATGCTCACTATCTGCATAAAGCAGAAGAGAGGAATAGGAAGgctcaagaagagtttgaaacCTCCCAAGAGACTGTTGCAGAGTTCATCGAGTTACATGATACAttagttgagaagatccaaataTTTAAGGATAAAAATCACCAACTCGTAcaccagcataatcagtatagTGAACATACTGATGCTCAGACTCAAGAGCTGCAGGAcactgttgaagttcttagcGACCAAAATGCAGTCctgcatggtcatattgaacatctGGAAACAGTGGTAGCCAACCATCAAGACGAACCTgaggaggatcccgaagaagatgaagaaatcGAAGAAGATCCTATGGACTTGGGATTAGGAGAAGCGATATATTAGACATTCAATAGTAGCTTTTTGTAATAGCACTTGTTCTATTTGCATTttgttagtatttttaaaggttatttgtaattgcactttcttgggaaatcaataaaaatttatttctatccattgatttcatatttaatttttggagCAATTACTCGATTATTGTGATTCCTTTGTTTAGTTCTTTTTTCTTCCAAcaaccttagaactttcatgtttttatgaaataGACGGGAGACTTGTGAGAAACAATCGTAACCCTCATTAAAATAACCGCAACAATAACCGCAATGATGAAGATGCACAACAACCACCACAACcaccaccagcagttggcctcagtcaggtggacttgatggctatagccacgattgtggcaaccacgctacaagggttagtgaaccataatgctaatcagccaccgccaccacctccaGCTCAGAATGGGACTAAGCAACACTACGAGTCTCTAcgaagagcaagagtcccaaacttcgatggaagctccgatcctgaggtcggacaaaattggatgaaagaggtggagaatcatcttcgactacttgaggttccacaagggatcagagtagatgtgattacacTATTTTTTGTAGATAAAGCtgccaaatggtgggaaggagtctcaccagctatgtTAGGGACCGGACCTATCACCtggcaaaggttccgagaggcattCCTGAGGCAGTACTTTCCgacagcagttcgagtgcagaagctgtcagaatttgaaagcttggttcaagaaccaaacataTCAGTGGTTGAATATTCCTCCAAGTTCCACTCATTTGGAACTTACTCCTCAACTATCATGGGAGACGAGGCTTTGAAGATACATCGCTTCAAGAAAGGGTTGAACAGCCGCATTCAATCTACCCTTGCCGTTATTGAGCccaatagttttgatgaattgatgggagccgccatcagggctgagaatgacatcaagaggcatgaaggtgagaacaaactcaaacgtcctcagTCAAGCCAATACCAACCCGGCCAACAATTCAAGAGgcctaggttttcaagcaaTCAATTCACCAGTGCTCCAGCTaaaggaaccacttcttctcCATCAAGCAAAGAAGGATTCAAGTGCCAAAATTGTGGATTCACTCACACTGGTGAATGCCGTAAGACttctggagcttgtttccgttgtggaaagatggGCCACCGCATTGCTTAATGTCCTTTTCCAGATCCAAGGGATGGTTCAGCAGGcggaacaactccaaacaagcctaaggagAACAAGCTAAATGCTCGAGTCTATGCTATTactcaagaagaggctgacaactcaaatgatgtcgtagcAGGTACCATTATAATCAATGATATACCTGcctatgtgttatttgattgtggtgctacacattcattcatgtctaagagatttgccaagaagttagaaactaagcctgataacttagaagaaccatatagagtagcaactcctgcaaatcgaatttacaaactcgcactctatatcgggatattagtgttctcatagaagatcagaatttcattattcaactaaacatggtggaattcgatgtaattcttagaatggattggttagccaagaatcataatttagtagactgtcatggaaagacggtaaccatccaagctccacactaagataaacttttatttcatggtaagacaaaagaatgaaagactcttctttctgcttctcaaacttggaaaaccatgaaaagtggagaagaagtttacatagctatgttaagcgaggtaaagaaaTAAACCACACTTACACTAGAAGAGATTCCTATAGTACAAGAATTTTcggatgtctttcctgaagaactccctggcgaacttcccgaccgcgaagtggaatttgagattaatttagtgtccaatgctacaccaatctcaaaagcaccgtacggAATGGCTTcagcagagttgaaagaactcaaagaacaacttcaagaattgttggaaaAGAAACAGATTcgaccaagcgcatctccgtggggagctcatgtcctatttgtgaagaagaaggacggaagcatgagattgtgtatcgattacagagaactgaataagattacaatcaagaataaataccaacttccaaggatagatgatttgtttgaccaactcaaaggagctacggtcttttccaagctcgacttaaggtcaggctaccaccaactcaaggtcaagacagatgatattccgaagacagccttcagaacaaggtatggacactatgagttcatggtgaTGCCGTTCGGGTTAACAAACGCTCtggcagtattcatggatctcatgaacagggtgttcaaaccatttcttgacaagttaTTGTGGTATTTATCgacgatattctggtatattcgtcaagtgaggaagaccacaaagaacatcttcgtctcaccctccagacactgagagaaaaagaactttacgccaaattcaagaaatgcgaattttggctagagagcgtcacattcttgggacacataatatcagcagcaggagtatctaTGGATCCTAAGAAAGTAGAAGCAATCTCGGATTCGCCTAGATCAAAGACTGTaacagaaattcgaagcttcttggaattagcaggatattatcgaaaatttgttgaaggattctcttcaatagcagTACCTCTCACAaaactcacacagaagaactccaagtttcaatggagtgaaagaaaagcttcgagactttgaagaagaagcttacc
The Primulina tabacum isolate GXHZ01 chromosome 9, ASM2559414v2, whole genome shotgun sequence DNA segment above includes these coding regions:
- the LOC142556864 gene encoding uncharacterized protein LOC142556864, giving the protein MSVVEYTSKFNSLGTHASAIMADDILKMHRFKCGLNSQYPISSAVYQLTGFDDLMGAAIRAETDIKHREDENKNKRPLTGQSFQGKQLVKRSNQSSGPFKGTPSNSTTTFSSIKPCPLCNYRHIGECRKNTGACFNCGKMGHRITNCPEPLKKMTWSNTNATPNKPKENKTNARMFVITQEEADEANDVVAGTIIINKISGYVLFDCGATHSFISRRFTKKLGLIPEILVEPFRIATPTSKTTETHKIHRNCIVYINKHTFNAELIQVNMVEFDVILGMDWLSKSHAIVDCRRKIIKLRTPSQKKITYHGKAKKRKSLLSASQTWKAMKSGEIVYLAMVNEVKEGVELKIEDIPVVQEFSDVFPEELPGMVPDREIEFEINLVPGATPISKAPYRMAPAELNELKEQLQEFDASKEGLGCVLMQEGRVIAYASRQLKPYEKNYPTHDLELAAVVFALKIWRHYLYGAKCEIFTDHQSLKYLFTQKELNMSQRRWIELLKDYDLTISYHPGKANKVADALSRKNMGK